A window from Roseofilum capinflatum BLCC-M114 encodes these proteins:
- a CDS encoding GNAT family N-acetyltransferase has translation MTYTCRLATPEDTAKIAPLMAAFSQERADIDPTRTLKPDFNFENYISDRIAKPLHYFWLLEHTEPKVPNYSAIVGYLFVYAQDEAPPPDLPEELATRYLENRIHEPRRVGTALAFYIHPRHRKPKAIKQLIEAGIQQAKDLKVSDLDVQVGADRKGLQALLERCGFTRTAVQYTCHFNLSPDEELPSLHPPHPKQNPVSIPEFDALPLRDPQTQELVTNAEGKPVFLKPLRNEAGELLTTTQGLPVYPTPVQDPQTQAWVFDRSGELVTCPLLLGDRGQIVEYQGIPQYRPPVYDMNQGQVTLKQDREGRYLFCEPERDSQGHLIFDPNGKPVYKPETVASQLPSMLPLNHS, from the coding sequence ATGACTTACACTTGTCGCCTAGCTACCCCAGAAGATACTGCAAAAATTGCCCCTCTCATGGCAGCCTTTAGCCAAGAAAGAGCGGACATTGACCCTACGCGGACTCTCAAACCTGACTTCAACTTTGAAAACTATATTTCTGACCGAATTGCCAAACCGTTACACTACTTTTGGCTCCTGGAACATACCGAACCCAAAGTACCGAACTACAGCGCCATAGTCGGCTATCTTTTTGTCTACGCACAAGACGAAGCACCCCCTCCCGATCTGCCGGAAGAACTCGCAACTCGCTACCTAGAAAATCGCATCCACGAACCCCGTCGCGTCGGTACAGCTTTAGCCTTCTATATCCATCCCAGACATCGCAAACCCAAGGCTATTAAACAACTGATTGAAGCGGGAATTCAACAAGCCAAAGACCTAAAAGTAAGCGATCTAGATGTGCAAGTAGGAGCCGATCGCAAAGGACTGCAAGCTCTCCTAGAACGCTGTGGCTTTACCCGCACTGCCGTTCAGTACACCTGTCACTTTAATCTCTCTCCCGATGAGGAATTACCCAGCCTCCATCCGCCCCATCCGAAGCAAAATCCGGTCAGTATCCCCGAATTCGATGCCCTTCCCCTCCGAGATCCGCAAACCCAGGAACTCGTTACCAACGCTGAAGGAAAACCTGTTTTTCTCAAACCCTTACGAAATGAAGCCGGGGAACTGTTAACAACAACCCAAGGACTCCCGGTTTATCCCACACCCGTGCAAGATCCGCAAACCCAAGCTTGGGTATTCGATCGCTCCGGAGAATTAGTCACCTGTCCCCTTTTACTCGGCGATCGAGGACAAATCGTTGAATATCAAGGTATTCCTCAATATCGCCCTCCCGTTTATGACATGAATCAGGGACAAGTAACCTTGAAACAAGATCGCGAAGGTCGCTATCTCTTTTGCGAACCGGAACGAGACTCCCAAGGCCATCTTATTTTCGATCCCAACGGGAAACCTGTATACAAACCGGAAACTGTTGCCAGTCAGTTACCCTCAATGCTCCCCCTAAATCACTCTTAA
- a CDS encoding retroviral-like aspartic protease family protein, producing MGKVFTNLTVTNRADEILAEAGVIAEAQIRSITLKNVLVDTGATTLCLPEEAIAQLGLKLLREVDVATAMGIGKAGIYRDATLSIGDRQGTFECLALPGGRDPLLGVVPLELLGLEIDLNNQTLKTLPISPTETYLTIL from the coding sequence ATGGGAAAAGTATTTACCAACCTCACCGTCACTAATCGCGCCGACGAAATTTTAGCAGAAGCTGGAGTAATTGCTGAAGCTCAAATCCGGTCAATTACCCTGAAAAATGTACTCGTCGATACTGGAGCGACAACCTTATGCTTGCCAGAAGAGGCGATCGCCCAACTCGGACTCAAACTCCTGCGAGAAGTCGATGTTGCCACAGCCATGGGAATTGGCAAAGCTGGGATTTACCGCGATGCGACCCTCTCAATCGGCGATCGCCAAGGAACCTTTGAATGTCTAGCATTACCCGGAGGTCGAGACCCCCTCTTAGGGGTTGTTCCCTTGGAATTATTAGGACTAGAAATAGACTTAAATAATCAAACCCTAAAAACCTTACCCATTAGTCCCACAGAAACCTATTTAACGATTTTGTAA
- a CDS encoding endonuclease domain-containing protein, translated as MVTFKPNNCHLPYNPKITSIAKQMRQNPTPAERQLWTFLRTFPRRFLRQRPIDNFIVDFYCASLKLVIEVDGDSHYTEQGKASDAERTQILQGYGLTVIRFTNEQVLTNFEGVCTQLLSFVSQSPPLLRGAGGDLTANSEGKNLQ; from the coding sequence ATTGTGACCTTCAAACCGAACAACTGCCACTTACCATACAACCCAAAAATCACGTCCATTGCCAAACAAATGCGGCAAAATCCAACTCCCGCAGAACGGCAACTCTGGACATTCTTGCGAACCTTTCCCCGGCGATTTTTACGACAGCGCCCCATTGACAATTTCATCGTTGATTTTTATTGCGCGTCCTTAAAACTCGTCATCGAAGTTGATGGAGATAGTCATTACACTGAACAAGGTAAAGCGTCCGATGCCGAACGAACTCAAATCTTGCAAGGATATGGCTTAACCGTCATCCGATTTACCAACGAACAAGTGTTAACTAACTTTGAAGGAGTCTGCACCCAGCTACTAAGTTTTGTTTCTCAATCTCCCCCCTTGTTAAGGGGGGCAGGGGGGGATCTAACCGCTAACAGCGAAGGGAAAAACCTTCAATAA
- a CDS encoding RHS repeat domain-containing protein yields the protein MIPVSSVEIQTQILGAAIAIIGTNLSLHYSSDRALGRQAAYTLDIPLTGNAIPEDLKRILLEIEFLGDTSRQFFKPEPSQRHQFTWNGCDAEGNKRTGKHPATVRTSHIFKAPKLPHVQENTTTLGVWEAKTVGLGGWTFNVHHYYDRVGKVLYLGNGERRTDVTAISSAIQYSIDPPKSPLERGTLANAPLKKGGWGDLNVPDNGFAIPSESGGLLYLFDEKGTHLQTVNTLTRQVVYRFEYTESGLLSAIANTHGKQVSIKRDEQGNPVEIVSEYGDSTALCLNSDGYLNAIANPAGAVSQFDYTPLGLLTQFSDPNGNLYQFEYDDLGLLRSYNEPDGSFFILERTLTDQGFKVSRITTTGRESTYLTESLIGGGERQINQGCGGTGAIVAITDKNGNETITYPDGTILIEEKQTDPRFGDLAPLSKQTTFKTPSGRVATVSSSRTVELSNPDDPLSIQTLTDTVEFNGRISTTTYDAVNRKIYYKSAAGRQSVLTLDEQGRTIQSEIPGLEPVRFSYGDRGQLLSVQQGDQTLLSYQYDHKGRLSSLCNAEGNTVRYVYDEAGRIVESILPSGKTNRFGYDANGNLTEIIVPSGAVHRLQYNAVNAEDGYVPPAVSIPSNLPLTRGSYTENSPLSKGGQGGSHSHNEAKNDRLNSENQGGAYANTYDSEQQLTSSRLPSDRTITSQYSDRGYLEQASYPEATIDVIYEQDSERVAKLVRRPTDNRPAQELSFSYDDGLVKEMTWRGVANGCYRYRYDEEFHLVGMQLDDQPEILMERDADGLLMRQGRLQIHRDEATGAPTRMTDGRMVIDVDYDTLGRVVSRTHQVNGRVIYQLQLKYDVLSRIIEKQETVVGKTQTHHYTYDADGQLIIVHRDGELVENYVYDANGNRTEWQLGTEQHTASYDAQDRLIELDGTPYEFDADGFLIQRGNMTLNYSTTGELLEVSWPDKPAIQYAYDSMNRRVARTDEKGTEQYLYGNLDHPFQVTAVRDRSGEISVYEYDEFGSMFAIERSGSLYYVATDQLGTPRVVSDINGEALKILEYKSFGHQLGDSNLAFDLPINFAGGLREVDTDFVRFGFRDYDSIASKWTAKDPIGFAAREENLYRYSINDPINSLDPSGLDPINPLGGPNPGNYKNYNPRNQHKKCGDKKVNPIEKIKPPRPAQDQLDRQKPPFARHKSVMDKINQFLKIWGKKGWPPIRKWGSRLAIGVILADDVVGVWEDEWLIPILYPYASED from the coding sequence ATGATTCCTGTTTCTTCTGTTGAAATCCAAACTCAAATTCTCGGTGCAGCGATCGCAATCATCGGTACAAACTTGAGCCTGCATTACAGCAGCGATCGCGCTCTTGGTCGCCAAGCCGCGTATACTCTCGATATTCCCTTGACGGGGAACGCTATACCGGAAGATTTGAAGCGGATTTTACTAGAAATTGAGTTCTTGGGAGACACTTCTCGTCAGTTCTTCAAACCTGAACCTTCCCAGCGCCATCAGTTTACTTGGAATGGCTGCGATGCTGAGGGGAATAAACGGACTGGAAAGCATCCGGCGACGGTACGCACGAGTCATATTTTCAAAGCGCCGAAGTTGCCTCACGTGCAAGAAAATACGACAACTTTAGGCGTTTGGGAGGCCAAAACAGTGGGGTTAGGTGGATGGACATTTAATGTTCATCACTATTACGATCGCGTCGGTAAGGTACTCTATTTGGGTAATGGAGAGCGCCGCACTGATGTTACAGCCATTTCCTCTGCTATACAGTACAGTATCGATCCCCCTAAATCCCCCTTGGAAAGGGGGACTCTCGCTAATGCCCCCCTTAAAAAGGGGGGTTGGGGGGATCTCAACGTACCTGATAACGGGTTTGCCATCCCTAGCGAGAGTGGGGGGTTATTGTATCTGTTTGATGAAAAAGGGACTCACCTGCAAACCGTGAATACCCTAACTCGTCAGGTGGTCTATCGCTTTGAGTATACGGAATCGGGATTATTGTCGGCGATCGCCAACACCCACGGTAAACAAGTCTCCATTAAACGGGATGAGCAAGGCAATCCAGTGGAAATCGTCTCGGAATATGGGGATTCCACTGCTTTATGTTTGAACTCTGACGGTTATTTGAATGCGATCGCCAATCCTGCGGGAGCCGTGTCTCAATTTGATTATACCCCCCTGGGACTGCTGACCCAGTTCAGCGATCCCAATGGTAATCTCTATCAGTTCGAGTATGACGATCTCGGTCTTTTGAGGAGTTATAACGAACCAGATGGTAGCTTCTTTATCTTGGAGAGAACCTTAACCGACCAAGGGTTTAAAGTCTCTCGCATTACCACCACTGGCAGGGAATCTACTTATCTCACTGAATCTCTGATTGGCGGAGGCGAGCGGCAAATTAATCAAGGATGCGGGGGTACGGGAGCGATCGTGGCAATTACGGATAAAAATGGTAATGAAACCATCACCTATCCCGACGGCACAATCCTCATCGAAGAAAAGCAAACCGATCCTCGCTTTGGTGACCTCGCTCCCCTGAGCAAACAGACGACATTTAAGACTCCGAGTGGTCGTGTGGCCACAGTTTCCAGTTCTCGCACGGTGGAATTGAGCAATCCTGATGATCCCTTGAGCATCCAAACCCTGACGGATACGGTAGAGTTTAACGGTCGTATTTCGACTACCACTTATGATGCGGTTAACCGCAAAATTTATTACAAATCTGCGGCCGGACGGCAAAGCGTTCTCACGTTAGACGAACAAGGACGGACGATCCAGAGCGAAATTCCTGGATTAGAACCCGTGCGGTTTAGTTATGGCGATCGCGGCCAACTCCTGTCTGTACAGCAAGGTGACCAGACTCTCCTCAGTTATCAATATGACCACAAGGGGCGGTTGTCGAGTCTCTGCAATGCGGAAGGCAATACCGTCCGCTATGTCTACGATGAAGCAGGACGGATTGTCGAGAGTATTCTGCCCAGTGGGAAAACCAATCGATTTGGCTATGATGCCAATGGTAATCTTACGGAGATTATTGTGCCCAGTGGCGCGGTGCATCGGTTGCAGTATAACGCGGTGAATGCAGAGGATGGGTATGTTCCGCCTGCGGTTTCGATCCCCTCCAACCTCCCCTTAACAAGGGGAAGCTATACCGAAAATTCCCCCCTTTCTAAGGGGGGTCAGGGGGGATCTCACTCCCACAACGAAGCCAAAAACGATCGCCTCAATTCCGAAAACCAGGGGGGAGCATATGCCAATACCTATGACTCCGAGCAGCAACTGACGAGTTCTCGGCTGCCGAGCGATCGCACCATTACCAGTCAATATAGCGATCGCGGATACTTGGAGCAAGCCAGCTATCCCGAAGCCACCATTGATGTGATTTATGAGCAAGACTCGGAGCGGGTGGCCAAGTTGGTACGCAGGCCTACCGATAACCGTCCCGCCCAGGAACTGTCCTTTAGCTATGATGATGGTTTAGTCAAAGAAATGACCTGGCGCGGTGTAGCGAATGGGTGCTATCGCTATCGTTACGACGAAGAGTTTCACCTGGTAGGAATGCAACTCGATGACCAACCAGAGATCCTCATGGAACGGGATGCGGATGGGTTGCTGATGCGACAAGGACGGTTGCAGATACACCGGGATGAGGCGACAGGTGCGCCGACTCGGATGACGGATGGTCGGATGGTGATCGATGTTGACTACGATACATTGGGTCGAGTTGTGTCTCGAACTCACCAAGTGAATGGGCGGGTCATTTATCAGTTACAGCTCAAATATGACGTGCTGAGTCGCATTATTGAGAAACAAGAAACGGTTGTTGGGAAAACCCAAACTCACCACTATACTTATGATGCTGACGGTCAACTCATTATCGTTCATCGGGATGGCGAACTGGTCGAGAACTATGTCTACGATGCCAACGGTAACCGGACTGAATGGCAACTTGGAACTGAACAGCATACCGCCAGTTATGACGCTCAAGACCGTTTAATTGAGTTAGACGGAACCCCCTATGAATTTGATGCCGATGGCTTCTTAATTCAGCGCGGCAATATGACGCTCAACTACAGCACGACTGGTGAACTCCTAGAAGTCAGTTGGCCGGATAAACCCGCGATTCAATACGCCTATGATAGTATGAATCGTCGCGTCGCACGGACAGATGAGAAGGGAACTGAGCAATATCTGTATGGCAATCTCGATCATCCCTTTCAGGTAACGGCAGTCCGCGATCGTTCTGGGGAGATTAGTGTTTATGAGTATGATGAATTTGGTTCCATGTTTGCGATCGAGCGGTCTGGTAGTTTGTACTATGTTGCTACCGATCAGTTAGGTACACCGCGAGTTGTTTCTGATATCAATGGTGAAGCGTTAAAGATTTTGGAGTACAAAAGCTTTGGTCACCAGCTTGGAGATAGTAATCTTGCTTTTGATTTGCCGATTAACTTTGCTGGTGGATTGAGAGAAGTTGATACAGATTTTGTGCGCTTTGGTTTCCGAGATTATGATTCTATAGCAAGTAAGTGGACTGCTAAAGACCCAATTGGGTTTGCTGCAAGAGAAGAAAATTTATATAGATATTCTATCAACGATCCCATCAATTCTCTTGATCCATCTGGTTTAGATCCTATTAATCCACTTGGCGGCCCTAATCCAGGAAATTATAAGAATTACAATCCACGGAATCAGCATAAAAAATGTGGCGATAAGAAAGTCAATCCGATTGAAAAGATCAAACCACCTAGACCCGCTCAAGATCAGCTAGATCGACAAAAGCCCCCATTTGCAAGACACAAAAGTGTTATGGATAAGATCAATCAGTTTTTAAAAATTTGGGGCAAAAAAGGATGGCCACCCATACGCAAATGGGGCTCTAGATTAGCTATAGGTGTAATACTTGCGGATGATGTTGTTGGAGTATGGGAAGATGAATGGTTAATACCAATTTTGTATCCGTATGCCAGTGAAGATTAG